A window of the Lactuca sativa cultivar Salinas chromosome 5, Lsat_Salinas_v11, whole genome shotgun sequence genome harbors these coding sequences:
- the LOC111904802 gene encoding S-protein homolog 5, translated as MRSSTMYNLFIFAILTYPIASTAFSCAFTPKWNISVISAVPDDLVFHIKSGDDDLGNHTIPFVGIYSWGFCEKVGGGTLFYAYFWWGSKFQSIDLFDGAIKKICYLGGSTQRCYWFVKPDGFYVNPYPSGGGTFIKGWG; from the coding sequence ATGAGGTCTTCTACAATGTATAACTTATTCATCTTTGCCATCTTAACTTACCCAATTGCTTCAACAGCCTTTTCATGTGCTTTTACTCCAAAATGGAATATTTCCGTTATTAGTGCTGTCCCTGATGATCTCGTTTTTCATATCAAATCAGGAGATGATGATCTTGGGAATCATACCATTCCATTCGTTGGAATTTACAGTTGGGGTTTTTGTGAAAAGGTTGGTGGTGGCACTCTTTTTTATGCTTACTTCTGGTGGGGTTCAAAATTTCAGAGCATAGATTTGTTTGACGGAGCTATTAAAAAAATCTGCTATTTAGGTGGGAGTACTCAACGTTGTTATTGGTTCGTAAAACCTGATGGATTTTATGTAAATCCATACCCAAGTGGAGGTGGGACGTTCATTAAAGGTTGGGGTTAA
- the LOC111904815 gene encoding uncharacterized protein LOC111904815, whose protein sequence is MHCINNGSFTGVHFTGLYPIRCWITKKGSITSIQAVNFPTDDDFTNLTPAITSTHLDATIVLCRRVKGYFGHFFICCLFSFMTLMD, encoded by the exons ATGCATTG CATAAACAATGGTTCATTCACAG GTGTCCACTTTACTGGGTTGTATCCCATCCGTTGTTGGATAACCAAAAAGGGTTCAATCACATCCATCCAAGCTGTCAATTTCCCTACTGATGATGATTTCACCAATCTCACCCCTGCCATCACTTCAACTCACTTGGATGCCACTATTGTGCTATGCCGACGGGTAAAAGGGTATTTCGGTCATTTTTTCATTTGTTGTCTATTCAGCTTTATGACACTGATGGATTGA